One segment of Nocardia farcinica DNA contains the following:
- a CDS encoding CHAP domain-containing protein — MTVRHSGTKAGRWLVAALALAVVAGLAVVGVRWWQGGEPAVVGERLSAFPAIDHTVLDADQRALLAVLEREFADPRPGTAYAEGVRESWCADFVSWTMREAGRPLANPNSGSWRIPGVYTLQEYYESVGRFVPATDGYRPRTGDVLLYGPSSQFGQHTNIVLAAADGEVTTIGGNEFDRVAVHRFRLADVRDVVGYGRF; from the coding sequence ATGACGGTACGACACTCGGGAACCAAGGCCGGGCGGTGGCTGGTGGCCGCGCTGGCGCTGGCGGTGGTGGCCGGGCTCGCGGTGGTCGGGGTGCGCTGGTGGCAGGGCGGTGAACCGGCCGTGGTGGGCGAACGGCTGAGCGCCTTCCCCGCGATCGACCACACCGTGCTCGACGCCGATCAGCGCGCGCTGCTCGCCGTGCTGGAGCGGGAATTCGCCGACCCACGGCCGGGGACGGCGTATGCCGAGGGGGTGCGCGAGTCCTGGTGCGCCGACTTCGTCAGCTGGACCATGCGCGAAGCCGGCCGCCCGCTGGCCAACCCGAACTCCGGCTCGTGGCGCATTCCCGGGGTGTATACGCTCCAGGAGTACTACGAGAGCGTCGGCCGATTCGTCCCCGCCACCGACGGCTACCGGCCGCGCACCGGCGACGTGCTGCTCTACGGCCCGTCGAGCCAGTTCGGCCAGCACACCAACATCGTGCTCGCCGCCGCCGACGGGGAGGTGACGACCATCGGCGGCAACGAGTTCGACCGGGTGGCGGTGCACCGCTTCCGCCTCGCGGACGTGCGGGATGTGGTCGGCTACGGACGATTCTGA
- a CDS encoding DUF1906 domain-containing protein: MRSHRMSRRALFAYSAAAAALGVTASATPAAAAPRYGTLLDYAAGVPSAAAIREAGHAGVIRYVSDRRPGAEWMAGKPLLAGEVEALREQGLSIVSCYQFGKGPTADWRGGLEAGKKHAERGLELHLAAGGPDDAPIYASIDDNPTPVEFATMIAPYLVGWQTVLGKQNVGVYANAPTIELARVAGLGAWYWQHNWGTPKGFVHPGAHLHQFEIDKRTVDGIGVDVNDILKPQYGQWS, translated from the coding sequence ATGCGTTCTCATCGGATGTCCCGGCGCGCCCTGTTCGCCTACTCCGCCGCCGCGGCCGCCCTGGGCGTCACCGCCTCCGCCACCCCCGCCGCCGCCGCGCCCCGCTACGGCACACTGCTCGACTACGCCGCGGGCGTGCCCTCGGCCGCGGCCATTCGCGAGGCCGGCCATGCGGGGGTCATCCGCTACGTCTCCGACCGGCGGCCCGGCGCGGAATGGATGGCGGGCAAACCGCTGCTCGCCGGAGAGGTCGAGGCGCTGCGGGAGCAGGGCCTGAGCATCGTCAGCTGCTACCAATTCGGCAAGGGACCGACGGCAGACTGGCGCGGCGGACTCGAAGCGGGCAAGAAGCACGCCGAGCGCGGTCTGGAACTGCACCTGGCCGCGGGCGGCCCCGACGACGCCCCGATCTACGCCTCCATCGACGACAACCCCACCCCGGTGGAATTCGCCACCATGATCGCGCCCTACCTGGTCGGCTGGCAGACCGTGCTCGGCAAGCAGAACGTCGGCGTCTACGCCAACGCGCCCACCATCGAACTGGCGCGGGTCGCCGGACTCGGCGCCTGGTACTGGCAGCACAACTGGGGAACGCCCAAGGGTTTCGTGCATCCCGGCGCCCACCTGCACCAGTTCGAGATCGACAAGCGCACCGTCGACGGCATCGGCGTCGACGTCAACGACATCCTGAAGCCCCAGTACGGGCAGTGGAGCTAG
- a CDS encoding Rv1157c family protein, whose amino-acid sequence MLRTRGSRIALTALALAASASLAMPTAVAAPAPAPAAVPNSVPMVPEGVPVDAIAALTPAIVGAIAGPADIAEGPQAGILAQARTLLATLNLPPQIKATLERIITFLDGSGGGGPDLPEDGPAIAQFLYPTIGKGCIGDSSDSVGTALAVPGPAQLPPPGPAAGQTGFVFTALGTKSPTPVQNPPMTVQWLNLDTRQSGVVPLTDEAKINPDGPATLSAIVDTGRGRIVAVVGGSLTTQAPDAAPRTCSFLPTLGFFTVA is encoded by the coding sequence GTGCTTCGCACCCGAGGATCGCGGATCGCCTTGACCGCACTCGCCCTGGCGGCGAGCGCTTCGCTCGCCATGCCGACCGCAGTAGCGGCACCGGCCCCCGCTCCCGCCGCCGTTCCGAACAGCGTCCCGATGGTGCCCGAGGGTGTGCCGGTCGACGCGATCGCCGCGCTGACCCCCGCCATCGTCGGCGCCATCGCGGGTCCGGCCGACATCGCCGAGGGCCCGCAGGCGGGCATCCTCGCCCAGGCGCGCACCCTGCTCGCGACGCTGAACCTGCCCCCGCAGATCAAGGCGACGCTCGAGCGGATCATCACCTTCCTCGACGGCAGCGGCGGCGGTGGCCCCGACCTGCCCGAGGACGGCCCCGCCATCGCGCAGTTCCTCTACCCGACCATCGGCAAGGGCTGCATCGGCGATTCCAGCGACTCGGTCGGCACCGCCCTCGCCGTGCCCGGCCCGGCCCAGCTGCCGCCGCCCGGCCCGGCCGCGGGGCAGACCGGTTTCGTGTTCACCGCGCTCGGCACCAAGTCGCCGACCCCCGTACAGAACCCGCCGATGACGGTGCAGTGGCTCAACCTCGACACCCGTCAGTCGGGCGTCGTGCCGCTCACCGACGAGGCCAAGATCAACCCGGACGGCCCGGCCACCCTGTCGGCCATCGTGGACACCGGCCGCGGCCGGATCGTGGCGGTCGTCGGCGGTTCGCTGACCACCCAGGCACCCGATGCCGCGCCGCGCACCTGCTCGTTCCTGCCGACCCTCGGCTTCTTCACCGTCGCCTGA
- a CDS encoding mannosyltransferase has translation MNRESARTDARPAAAPLRTALALLGLSVLARLLWMLLSDNGMNLVDLHVYVDGSASVLTDRLYDFTYAEKTPDFPLPFTYPPFAALVFSPLHFLPFTVIAVGWLLATVAALYGVVRISLELLLGRERLREPGWRTATVAWTAVGVWLEPVRTTLDYGQVNVFLVLGAMLAVRSSRWWVSGGLVGLIAGIKLTPAITGLYFVARRRWGAAVFSAVAFGGTVAISYLLNNHEATRYFGTLLGDADRIGPVASVWNQSLRGTLSRILGYDVETGPIWIAAVLLVAVPAFFAWRALGPDDLLGTLLVVQLFGLLVSPISWSHHWVWLLPLVLWLVYGPLRQAPGARVLAGYWLLTMLVGVPWVLSFFQPTIWEISRPGLLSWLGAVDVLGVLACYVWVIVAGRRARATAPEPERAGLR, from the coding sequence TTGAACCGAGAGAGCGCTCGGACGGACGCACGTCCGGCCGCTGCCCCCCTGCGAACGGCGCTGGCGTTGCTCGGCCTCTCGGTGCTGGCCCGGCTGCTGTGGATGCTGTTGTCCGACAACGGGATGAATCTGGTCGACCTGCACGTCTACGTGGACGGCTCGGCCTCGGTGCTCACCGACCGGCTCTACGACTTCACCTATGCGGAGAAGACGCCCGACTTCCCGCTGCCCTTCACGTATCCGCCGTTCGCCGCGCTGGTGTTCTCGCCGCTGCACTTCCTGCCCTTCACCGTCATCGCGGTCGGCTGGCTGCTGGCCACGGTGGCCGCGCTGTACGGGGTGGTGCGGATCTCGCTGGAGTTGCTGCTCGGTCGCGAGCGGTTGCGCGAGCCGGGCTGGCGCACCGCGACGGTGGCCTGGACGGCGGTCGGGGTGTGGCTGGAGCCGGTGCGCACCACCCTGGACTACGGGCAGGTGAACGTCTTCCTGGTGCTCGGGGCGATGCTCGCGGTGCGCAGCTCGCGCTGGTGGGTCTCCGGCGGGCTCGTCGGGCTGATCGCCGGTATCAAGCTGACACCGGCGATCACGGGGCTGTACTTCGTGGCGCGCAGGCGCTGGGGCGCCGCGGTGTTCTCCGCGGTGGCCTTCGGCGGCACCGTGGCAATCAGTTATCTGCTCAACAATCACGAGGCCACCCGCTACTTCGGCACCCTGCTCGGCGACGCGGACCGCATCGGACCGGTGGCCTCGGTGTGGAATCAGTCGCTGCGCGGGACGCTGAGCCGGATCCTCGGCTACGACGTGGAGACCGGGCCGATCTGGATCGCGGCGGTGCTGCTGGTCGCGGTGCCGGCGTTCTTCGCGTGGCGGGCGCTCGGCCCCGACGACCTGCTCGGCACGCTGCTCGTGGTGCAGCTGTTCGGGCTGCTGGTCTCGCCGATCTCGTGGTCGCACCACTGGGTGTGGTTGCTGCCGCTGGTGCTGTGGCTGGTGTACGGGCCACTGCGGCAGGCGCCCGGCGCGCGGGTGCTGGCCGGTTACTGGCTGCTGACCATGCTGGTCGGCGTGCCGTGGGTGCTGTCGTTCTTCCAGCCGACGATCTGGGAGATCTCCCGGCCCGGCCTGCTGTCCTGGCTGGGTGCGGTGGACGTGCTCGGCGTGCTGGCCTGCTACGTCTGGGTGATCGTGGCGGGCAGGCGCGCGCGGGCCACCGCGCCCGAGCCGGAGCGGGCCGGGCTGCGCTGA
- a CDS encoding 4a-hydroxytetrahydrobiopterin dehydratase, whose protein sequence is MTTELLSDEQIATALQDLPDWTRSGDEISRTVQAESFPAAIALVDRVAEAAERAGHHPDIDIRWRTVTFTLSTHSAGGLTGRDIDLARQIDELAR, encoded by the coding sequence ATGACCACCGAGCTGCTCTCCGACGAACAGATCGCCACCGCGCTGCAGGACCTGCCCGACTGGACGCGCTCCGGCGACGAGATCTCCCGCACCGTGCAGGCCGAGTCCTTCCCCGCCGCCATCGCCCTGGTCGACCGGGTCGCCGAGGCCGCCGAGCGGGCCGGCCACCACCCCGACATCGACATCCGCTGGCGCACCGTCACCTTCACCTTGTCCACCCATTCCGCCGGCGGACTCACCGGTCGCGACATCGATCTCGCCCGGCAGATCGACGAACTCGCGCGCTAG
- the typA gene encoding translational GTPase TypA — MSSARDFRNVAIVAHVDHGKTTLVDAMLRQSGAFAERAEPVDRVMDSGDLEREKGITILAKNTAVHRHHPDGSVTVINVIDTPGHADFGGEVERGLSMVDGVVLLVDASEGPLPQTRFVLRKALAASLPVILVVNKTDRPDARIAEVVEESHDLLLDLASDLDDEAAEAAELALDLPVLYASGREGKASTERPENGNAPDAPNLDALFDVLLKHVPAPKGDAQAPLQAHVTNLDASPFLGRLALVRIHNGTLKKGQNVAWMSAEGTTTVKITELLATVGVERNPAEEAEAGDIVAVAGIPDIMIGDTLADPDNPVALPRITVDEPAISVTIGINTSPLAGRNGGTKLTARLLKARLDQELVGNVSLRVLNTDRPDTWEVQGRGELALAILVETMRREGFELTVGKPQVVTRMVDGKVHEPFEELTIDVPEEHLGAVTQLLAARKGKMVQMTNQGHGWVRMEFIVPSRGLIGFRTDFLTETRGTGIANAVAHGYAPWAGEIRSRHTGSLVSDRAGSVTAYAMLQLADRGTFFVEPGAETYEGMVVGINPRAEDLDINVTREKKLTNMRSSTGDVLETLARPLVLDLEGALEFCAADECVEVGPDVVRVRKVILNANERARELSRRKARDRAAL; from the coding sequence GTGTCGTCTGCACGCGATTTTCGCAACGTCGCCATCGTGGCGCACGTCGACCACGGTAAGACGACACTTGTCGACGCCATGCTCCGCCAGTCCGGCGCCTTCGCCGAACGCGCCGAACCCGTCGACCGGGTGATGGACTCCGGTGATCTCGAGCGCGAGAAGGGCATCACCATTCTCGCCAAGAACACCGCGGTGCACCGGCACCACCCGGACGGCTCGGTCACCGTCATCAACGTCATCGACACCCCGGGGCACGCCGATTTCGGCGGCGAGGTCGAGCGCGGCCTGTCCATGGTCGACGGCGTCGTGCTGCTCGTGGACGCCTCCGAGGGGCCGCTGCCGCAGACCCGCTTCGTGCTGCGCAAGGCGCTGGCCGCCTCGCTGCCGGTGATCCTGGTGGTCAACAAGACCGACCGCCCCGACGCCCGCATCGCCGAGGTCGTCGAGGAGAGCCACGATCTGCTGCTCGACCTGGCCTCCGACCTCGACGACGAGGCCGCCGAAGCCGCCGAGCTGGCCCTGGACCTGCCGGTCCTCTACGCCTCCGGCCGCGAGGGCAAGGCCTCCACCGAGCGCCCCGAGAACGGCAACGCCCCCGACGCCCCGAACCTGGACGCGCTGTTCGACGTGCTGCTGAAGCACGTGCCCGCGCCCAAGGGCGACGCGCAGGCGCCGCTGCAGGCCCATGTCACCAACCTCGACGCCTCGCCGTTCCTGGGCAGGCTGGCGCTGGTCCGCATCCACAACGGCACCCTGAAGAAGGGGCAGAACGTGGCGTGGATGAGTGCCGAGGGCACCACGACGGTGAAGATCACCGAGCTGCTCGCCACCGTCGGCGTGGAGCGCAACCCGGCGGAGGAGGCCGAGGCCGGCGACATCGTCGCCGTGGCGGGCATCCCGGACATCATGATCGGCGACACCCTCGCCGACCCGGACAACCCGGTCGCGCTGCCCCGCATCACCGTCGACGAGCCCGCCATCTCGGTGACCATCGGCATCAACACCTCGCCGCTGGCCGGCCGCAACGGCGGCACCAAGCTCACCGCCCGGCTGCTCAAGGCGCGCCTGGACCAGGAGCTGGTCGGCAACGTCTCGCTGCGGGTGCTCAACACCGACCGCCCCGACACCTGGGAGGTGCAGGGCCGCGGTGAGCTGGCGCTGGCGATCCTGGTGGAGACCATGCGCCGGGAAGGCTTCGAGCTCACCGTCGGCAAGCCGCAGGTGGTCACCCGGATGGTCGACGGCAAGGTGCACGAGCCGTTCGAGGAACTGACCATCGACGTGCCCGAGGAGCACCTGGGCGCGGTCACCCAGCTGCTGGCCGCCCGCAAGGGCAAGATGGTGCAGATGACCAATCAGGGTCACGGCTGGGTGCGGATGGAGTTCATCGTGCCCTCGCGCGGCCTGATCGGCTTCCGCACCGACTTCCTCACCGAGACCCGCGGCACCGGCATCGCCAACGCCGTCGCGCACGGCTACGCGCCGTGGGCGGGCGAGATCCGCTCCCGGCACACCGGCTCGCTGGTGTCCGACCGCGCGGGCAGCGTCACCGCCTACGCGATGTTGCAGCTGGCCGACCGCGGCACTTTCTTCGTGGAGCCGGGCGCGGAGACCTACGAGGGCATGGTCGTCGGCATCAATCCGCGCGCGGAAGACCTCGACATCAACGTCACCCGCGAGAAGAAGCTGACCAACATGCGCTCCTCCACCGGTGACGTGCTCGAGACCCTGGCGCGGCCGCTGGTGCTGGATCTGGAAGGCGCGCTGGAGTTCTGCGCGGCCGACGAGTGCGTCGAGGTCGGCCCCGACGTGGTGCGGGTGCGCAAGGTCATCCTCAACGCCAACGAGCGCGCCCGCGAGCTGTCGCGGCGGAAGGCACGGGACCGGGCCGCGTTGTAG
- a CDS encoding ABC transporter family substrate-binding protein translates to MLRVLQILLAASVLVVAGCTANPPPPIESTDSPKTTPAKPGKNTVVVAIDDIGIGFNPHLRADQSPATSAVSAMVLPSPFRPVPDPAVPGATQWVPDTALVSAAEVTAQEPFTITYTLRNQANWSDGAPIAAEDFRFLWQQMITQPGVVDSAAYRLISDVSSSGGGKTVTVVLTQPYPAWRELFANLLPSHLIKDQPGGFVNGLAEGIPVSGGNFSIKSVDPGRDEILLERNDRYWGTPAAPDQILLRRGGTPAQLADSLRTGDAQMALVHGGVATQAQLAAIPSVRTAIMPQSRTLQLVLNGRNPDLADPRVRRGVLALLDPALLATVGAQTGGWVEPVRAQILSPSDPGYTPTQPPRPSPEEAFALLAEAGFARAPEPPQAVSPTSPAPQPRPLARDGRSLAVRIGAVVGDATAHAVASTAADQLRSAGIDASVRTLTADALYGKELVDGGVDAVVGWEVAGGDPATVLASRYGCPPSGAPVPDGEAEAVLEAARRAPSNLSGLCDVALQPAIDAALRGIDVPKVLADAEPALWGLSTVLPIVQDNLVAAAGPGVDGAALNGAIQVGIFGDAAMWRRIP, encoded by the coding sequence ATGCTGCGCGTGCTGCAGATCCTGCTGGCGGCCTCCGTCCTGGTGGTGGCCGGATGCACCGCGAATCCGCCCCCGCCGATCGAGAGCACCGACAGCCCGAAGACGACACCGGCCAAACCGGGCAAGAACACCGTCGTGGTGGCGATCGACGACATCGGCATCGGGTTCAACCCGCATCTGCGCGCCGATCAGTCGCCCGCCACCTCGGCGGTCAGCGCCATGGTGCTGCCCAGCCCGTTCCGCCCGGTGCCGGATCCGGCGGTACCGGGTGCGACGCAGTGGGTGCCGGACACAGCGCTGGTGTCGGCGGCCGAGGTCACCGCGCAGGAGCCGTTCACCATCACCTACACGCTGCGCAACCAGGCCAACTGGTCCGACGGCGCACCCATCGCCGCGGAGGACTTCCGGTTCCTGTGGCAGCAGATGATCACCCAGCCCGGGGTGGTGGATTCGGCGGCCTACCGGCTGATCTCCGATGTCAGCTCCTCCGGCGGCGGCAAGACGGTGACGGTCGTGCTGACCCAGCCGTATCCGGCGTGGCGGGAACTGTTCGCCAACCTGCTGCCCTCGCACCTGATCAAGGACCAGCCGGGCGGGTTCGTCAACGGGCTGGCCGAGGGCATTCCGGTCTCCGGCGGCAACTTCTCGATCAAGTCGGTGGACCCCGGCCGCGACGAGATCCTGCTCGAACGCAACGACCGCTACTGGGGCACCCCGGCCGCGCCGGACCAGATCCTGTTGCGGCGCGGCGGGACTCCCGCGCAGCTGGCCGACTCGCTGCGCACCGGCGACGCCCAGATGGCGCTGGTGCACGGTGGCGTCGCCACCCAGGCGCAGCTGGCGGCGATCCCGTCGGTGCGGACCGCGATCATGCCGCAGTCGCGCACGTTGCAGCTGGTGCTCAACGGCCGCAACCCGGACCTGGCCGACCCGCGGGTGCGTCGCGGCGTGCTGGCGCTGCTCGATCCGGCGCTGCTGGCGACGGTGGGCGCGCAGACCGGCGGCTGGGTGGAACCGGTACGCGCCCAGATCCTCTCGCCCTCCGACCCCGGCTACACCCCCACCCAGCCGCCGCGGCCGAGCCCGGAGGAGGCGTTCGCGCTGCTGGCCGAGGCCGGGTTCGCGCGGGCGCCGGAGCCGCCGCAGGCGGTCTCGCCGACCTCACCCGCGCCGCAGCCGCGTCCGCTGGCCCGTGACGGCCGGTCGCTGGCGGTGCGGATCGGGGCCGTGGTGGGCGATGCCACCGCGCACGCCGTCGCCAGCACCGCCGCCGACCAACTGCGCAGCGCGGGCATCGATGCGAGCGTGCGCACCCTCACCGCCGACGCGCTCTACGGCAAGGAACTGGTCGACGGCGGCGTGGACGCCGTCGTCGGCTGGGAGGTCGCCGGCGGTGATCCGGCCACCGTGCTGGCCTCGCGGTACGGCTGCCCGCCCAGCGGCGCGCCGGTGCCGGACGGCGAGGCGGAGGCGGTGCTGGAGGCGGCGCGCCGGGCGCCGAGCAATCTGTCCGGACTGTGCGACGTGGCGTTGCAGCCCGCCATCGACGCGGCCCTGCGCGGCATCGATGTGCCCAAGGTGCTCGCCGACGCGGAACCGGCGCTGTGGGGCCTGTCGACGGTGCTGCCGATCGTGCAGGACAACCTGGTGGCCGCCGCCGGGCCCGGCGTCGACGGCGCCGCGCTGAACGGAGCGATCCAGGTCGGCATCTTCGGGGACGCGGCGATGTGGCGGAGGATCCCGTGA
- the mshB gene encoding N-acetyl-1-D-myo-inositol-2-amino-2-deoxy-alpha-D-glucopyranoside deacetylase encodes MSTATGGLLLVHAHPDDETITTGGTIARYRARGVPVTVVTCTLGEEGEVIGEQWAQLAADRADQLGGYRILELTRALDALDAGPPRFLGGAGRWRDSGMAGTPSAEHPRAFVNSGPEAVEALVEVLLDLRPRVVVGYDPNGGYGHPDHIRAHRVTTEAVRAAAERGWDVPKFYWTVTDADMLRLHTEALARRTAAGLPGALPRGWRLPAADELACVASDTVTTTVDVAEVLAAKRAALRAHATQITVAPSGREFALSNNIAQPVLPEEHYVLVRGRRGPAGPDGREHDLFAGLDGDAA; translated from the coding sequence GTGAGTACGGCGACCGGCGGGCTGCTGCTGGTGCACGCGCACCCCGACGACGAGACCATCACCACCGGTGGCACCATCGCCCGCTACCGCGCCCGCGGCGTCCCGGTGACCGTGGTGACCTGCACGCTCGGCGAAGAGGGCGAGGTCATCGGCGAGCAGTGGGCGCAGCTGGCCGCGGATCGGGCCGACCAGCTGGGCGGCTACCGCATCCTCGAACTCACCAGGGCGCTCGACGCGTTGGACGCCGGACCGCCGCGGTTCCTCGGCGGTGCCGGGCGGTGGCGCGACTCGGGGATGGCGGGCACCCCGTCGGCCGAGCATCCGCGCGCCTTCGTCAACTCCGGTCCGGAGGCGGTCGAGGCACTCGTCGAGGTGCTGCTCGACCTGCGGCCGCGGGTGGTGGTGGGGTACGACCCGAACGGCGGCTACGGCCATCCCGACCACATCCGCGCGCACCGGGTGACCACCGAGGCGGTGCGGGCAGCCGCCGAGCGCGGCTGGGACGTGCCGAAGTTCTACTGGACCGTCACCGACGCCGACATGCTGCGCCTGCACACCGAGGCACTCGCCCGGCGCACCGCCGCGGGCCTGCCGGGCGCACTGCCGCGCGGCTGGCGGCTGCCCGCGGCGGACGAGCTGGCCTGCGTCGCCAGCGACACCGTCACCACCACCGTCGACGTCGCGGAGGTGCTGGCGGCCAAGCGGGCCGCGCTGCGCGCGCACGCCACCCAGATCACCGTCGCGCCCTCGGGCCGGGAGTTCGCGCTGTCGAACAACATCGCCCAGCCGGTGCTGCCCGAGGAGCACTACGTGCTGGTGCGCGGCAGGCGCGGTCCCGCCGGGCCGGACGGGCGCGAACACGATCTGTTCGCCGGGCTGGACGGCGACGCCGCCTAG
- a CDS encoding PH domain-containing protein, with product MLLVHPVNEVVKFIPVLIGSVILGTSSGNHGWSLVPLALIVGYALSRWFTTTYRVGPTHVELRTGLLQRRTLSVPRSRIRSVDIEADLLHRVLGLAVVVVGTGQAADSGEKFRLDSLAAGTAPALRAELLAHTAEQVPAEGDSAVPTTRAPQGREIGHWQPAWVRYAPLSLTGFAVVAPIVGLAFQFGLGEVVITSETAHAVEGRAVAVVVLIGLAVLACVVVLVSLAACARYLSTYFGLRVLDTGRTLHLSHGLFTTRQITLDLARFRGATVNEPLLLRLAGAAELEAIMVGENPRQKILPQAPRAAVERTLAELLGSRHLSTMSAETPAAPAKTPAPEVASPGTAQLSAPLTPHGPVARRRRYVRAIAPVAGLAAALFALPTFGWAAGAWWWLVPAVLFLLALALAEDRYRGLGHTVLPRSGTGPAWLITRSGSLDRDRDCLEAPGIIGWTVRQTFWQRRAGIATVVAATAAGKKAYQVVDVPLARAWAIIEAATPGALGSRDDPTHVEGTAPGRSRSGPGGATARNPG from the coding sequence ATGCTGTTGGTGCATCCGGTGAACGAGGTCGTCAAGTTCATCCCGGTGTTGATCGGTTCGGTCATCCTCGGCACGAGCAGCGGCAACCACGGCTGGAGCCTGGTGCCGCTGGCGCTGATCGTCGGATACGCGCTGAGCCGCTGGTTCACCACCACCTACCGGGTCGGGCCGACGCATGTCGAGTTGCGCACCGGGCTGCTGCAACGCCGCACGCTGTCGGTGCCGCGGTCGCGCATCCGCTCGGTCGACATCGAAGCCGACCTGCTGCACCGGGTGCTCGGGCTGGCCGTGGTGGTCGTCGGCACCGGGCAGGCCGCCGACAGCGGCGAGAAGTTCCGGCTCGACTCGCTGGCCGCCGGAACCGCACCCGCGTTGCGCGCCGAACTGCTCGCGCACACCGCCGAACAGGTTCCCGCCGAAGGTGATTCGGCCGTGCCGACGACCCGCGCGCCGCAGGGCCGCGAGATCGGGCACTGGCAGCCCGCCTGGGTGCGGTACGCGCCGCTGTCGCTGACCGGATTCGCCGTCGTCGCGCCGATCGTCGGCCTGGCCTTCCAGTTCGGCCTCGGCGAGGTGGTGATCACCTCCGAGACCGCGCACGCGGTGGAGGGCCGCGCCGTCGCCGTCGTCGTGCTGATCGGACTCGCGGTGCTGGCCTGCGTGGTCGTGCTGGTCAGCCTGGCCGCCTGCGCCCGCTACCTGAGCACCTATTTCGGCCTGCGGGTGCTCGACACCGGCCGCACCCTGCACCTGAGCCACGGGCTGTTCACCACCCGCCAGATCACCCTGGACCTGGCCCGATTCCGCGGCGCCACCGTGAACGAGCCGCTACTGCTGCGGCTGGCGGGCGCGGCCGAACTCGAAGCCATCATGGTGGGCGAGAACCCGCGCCAGAAGATCCTGCCGCAGGCGCCGCGCGCGGCGGTCGAACGCACCCTGGCCGAACTGCTGGGCAGCAGGCACCTGTCGACGATGTCGGCCGAGACGCCCGCTGCCCCGGCGAAAACGCCCGCACCGGAGGTGGCATCGCCCGGCACGGCGCAGTTGTCGGCGCCGCTCACCCCGCACGGCCCCGTGGCCCGCCGCCGTCGCTACGTGCGCGCGATCGCTCCGGTCGCCGGACTGGCGGCGGCGCTGTTCGCCCTGCCGACCTTCGGCTGGGCGGCCGGGGCCTGGTGGTGGCTGGTGCCCGCCGTGCTCTTCCTCCTCGCGCTGGCCTTGGCGGAGGATCGGTATCGCGGGCTCGGGCACACCGTGCTCCCCCGCTCCGGTACCGGCCCGGCCTGGCTCATCACCCGATCCGGTTCCCTCGACCGCGACCGCGACTGCCTCGAAGCGCCGGGCATCATCGGCTGGACGGTGCGCCAGACCTTCTGGCAACGCCGGGCCGGGATCGCCACCGTGGTCGCCGCCACGGCGGCCGGCAAGAAGGCCTACCAGGTCGTCGACGTCCCGCTCGCCCGGGCGTGGGCGATCATCGAGGCCGCGACACCGGGCGCGCTCGGGAGCCGGGACGATCCGACCCACGTCGAGGGAACCGCGCCGGGCCGGTCGAGGTCGGGACCGGGCGGAGCCACCGCGCGGAACCCGGGCTGA
- a CDS encoding PH domain-containing protein → MSQPRTIMADPAWRPSPRAKLLWTAQSVLGWVIPFVALIVWAAVDSERRTLQVLALCAGLALAVFSALIVPWWRYAVHRWEITDEAVYTRVGWLSQESRVAPISRVQTVDIERGPLERLLGLATVTVTTASSAGAVTITGLDLPVAEETVRRLTEIAARHRGDAT, encoded by the coding sequence ATGTCGCAGCCGCGCACGATCATGGCCGATCCGGCCTGGCGTCCCAGCCCACGGGCGAAACTGCTCTGGACCGCGCAATCGGTGCTCGGGTGGGTGATCCCGTTCGTCGCGCTGATCGTCTGGGCGGCCGTCGATTCGGAGCGGCGCACACTGCAGGTGCTCGCGCTCTGCGCCGGGCTGGCGCTGGCGGTGTTCAGCGCGCTGATCGTCCCGTGGTGGCGCTACGCGGTGCACCGCTGGGAGATCACCGACGAGGCCGTCTACACCCGGGTCGGCTGGCTCTCCCAGGAGAGCCGGGTCGCGCCCATCTCGCGGGTGCAGACGGTCGACATCGAACGCGGACCGCTCGAGCGGCTGCTCGGCCTGGCCACCGTCACCGTCACGACCGCCTCCTCCGCCGGGGCGGTCACCATCACCGGTCTGGATCTGCCGGTGGCCGAGGAGACGGTGCGCAGGCTCACCGAGATCGCCGCGCGCCACCGCGGGGACGCGACGTGA